From Tepidisphaeraceae bacterium, a single genomic window includes:
- a CDS encoding nucleoside hydrolase — MQKIFIDTDPGQDIDDLLAIWFALLRPELQVVGISTVTYPSDKRARLIKRLLRYLDRADVPVAAGQQFPLRPVSEDESRTLHDLSRAMNHYAFAEPEDTQDDPSDADGVDLIIRAVEQHPNEVVLCCIAPLTNIATALSRRPDIKGKIKRIALMGGETALNRREHNIAFDYVASRIVFESGIPISMGTWDVTRRFTLTMEECEQLGVRGSPLTKAMADAVRRWHPAQNWKPGPVMYDLFPIVWSFDQSLYKVVPMRVQVETAGEFTRGMTVATGGPPNADVTVDADAAALKAMYLETLRGT; from the coding sequence ATGCAGAAAATCTTCATCGACACGGACCCCGGTCAGGACATCGACGACTTGCTCGCGATCTGGTTTGCGCTCCTGCGGCCGGAATTGCAGGTCGTGGGCATCAGCACCGTCACGTACCCGTCCGACAAACGCGCGCGGCTCATAAAGCGACTGTTGCGCTATCTTGATCGAGCCGACGTACCGGTGGCCGCCGGTCAACAGTTTCCACTTAGGCCGGTGAGCGAGGACGAGAGCCGCACGCTGCACGACTTATCGCGCGCGATGAACCACTACGCGTTCGCCGAGCCGGAAGACACGCAGGACGACCCCAGCGACGCCGACGGTGTCGACCTGATCATTCGCGCGGTCGAACAGCACCCGAACGAGGTCGTGCTCTGCTGTATCGCCCCGCTCACGAACATCGCCACCGCCCTCAGCCGCCGGCCCGACATTAAGGGGAAGATCAAGCGCATCGCGCTCATGGGCGGTGAGACGGCACTGAACCGCCGTGAGCACAACATCGCGTTCGACTACGTCGCCAGCCGCATCGTCTTCGAGAGCGGCATCCCGATCTCCATGGGCACGTGGGACGTGACCCGCCGGTTCACGCTAACCATGGAAGAGTGCGAACAGCTCGGCGTCAGGGGCTCGCCGTTAACCAAAGCCATGGCCGACGCCGTGCGCCGCTGGCACCCGGCCCAGAACTGGAAGCCGGGACCGGTGATGTACGACTTGTTCCCGATCGTTTGGTCGTTCGACCAGTCGCTGTACAAGGTCGTCCCCATGCGCGTGCAGGTCGAGACCGCCGGCGAGTTCACCCGCGGCATGACGGTTGCCACCGGCGGCCCGCCCAACGCCGACGTGACGGTGGACGCGGACGCCGCGGCGTTGAAGGCGATGTATCTGGAGACGCTTCGGGGGACGTAA